A window of Pedobacter lusitanus contains these coding sequences:
- a CDS encoding TonB-dependent receptor domain-containing protein — MQKLYVFSFLLLFSLPLMVRSQIIGSVSGTVTDLKSKAPLEFVNVVLKSQSDHTVKGHEVTGADGSYTFKSIPEGSYYIQASYIGYDDTRTVLFVINSQYKNSRQHIALDNSKSTLKEVSINSKKAVYVNSIDKKVYHVDQDIMAKSGSASEVLQNVPLVQVDIDGNVSLRNSAVTILINGKISPLMGKNAAAVLQQLPANSIERIEVITNPSAKYKPDGTGGIINIILKKDVKRGLNGTVTGNAGNRERYNAGTSLNYNTGKFNLFGSYSAKQDDRLRTTVNQRLQTDQVTHLQSTYSDFLTAKTRPFSQIASLGFDYTIDPKNSLGLSGNFYQRNLYKDDLTNKRVTSTSGNQVYDRFRKNLEQEKSTSGAFYFEHGFSKEEHKIRLEVNLAHSPETEDNRYTNVFSVPAIADQKDNTLILQTADTRQITLSYENPLSEQIKLEAGYDGQFNTHDMDFSGEAFNQTTQQFIPDIQKTNHFIYNEHVQAVYGTYTQAFQKITMMLGLRGEYSAVNSGLITTGESIPNHYFKVYPTLHFSYKLRENKELQLNYSRRVRRPEADELNPFAEYADPTNIRVGNPRLLPEIINSVEAGYQWRKNGISLMPGIYYRYTMNRFTAITEALNDSVLVTRQQNLANDRAFGADVVIGVNLQDKLVINFTPNIFYNEIDASNLGYSNKKSTVTWTANLNASYSLGLLTALQLNSTYKSARLTPQGRYLPSYVLNLGAKRDVLNKKGSVYLTVSDLFKTQRQEADLQGPYLVQHVKTVSNSRIFYLGFSYSFGVVKKKKDMQFDNGG, encoded by the coding sequence ATGCAGAAACTTTACGTATTCAGTTTTTTATTGCTTTTCTCTCTCCCTTTAATGGTTCGTTCTCAAATTATTGGTTCGGTATCCGGCACAGTTACGGATCTTAAATCCAAAGCGCCTCTGGAATTTGTTAATGTTGTACTGAAAAGCCAGTCTGATCATACCGTTAAAGGTCATGAAGTAACAGGAGCTGATGGTTCCTATACTTTTAAATCAATTCCTGAAGGCAGTTATTATATTCAGGCCAGTTATATCGGTTATGATGATACCAGAACCGTTTTGTTTGTGATCAACAGTCAGTATAAAAACAGCAGACAGCATATCGCTCTTGATAATAGTAAAAGCACACTTAAAGAAGTCAGCATCAATTCTAAAAAAGCTGTCTATGTGAATTCAATTGATAAAAAAGTTTATCATGTGGATCAGGATATTATGGCAAAATCAGGGTCTGCCAGTGAAGTTCTTCAAAATGTTCCTTTAGTGCAGGTTGATATAGACGGAAATGTGAGTTTAAGGAACTCTGCGGTAACCATTCTGATCAATGGAAAGATATCACCCTTAATGGGAAAAAATGCCGCGGCGGTATTACAGCAATTGCCGGCAAATAGTATTGAAAGAATAGAGGTCATTACCAATCCTTCAGCAAAATATAAACCAGACGGGACAGGAGGGATTATTAATATTATTTTGAAGAAGGATGTTAAGCGTGGTTTAAATGGTACTGTTACCGGAAATGCGGGGAACAGGGAGCGTTACAATGCTGGTACCTCTTTGAATTATAATACGGGTAAATTTAACTTGTTTGGCTCCTATAGCGCAAAGCAGGATGACAGGTTGAGAACTACAGTGAATCAGCGTTTACAGACAGACCAGGTGACGCATTTGCAAAGTACTTACAGTGATTTTTTAACGGCTAAAACAAGACCTTTTTCTCAGATTGCCAGTTTAGGATTTGATTATACAATTGATCCTAAGAATAGCTTAGGATTATCGGGTAACTTTTATCAGAGAAATTTATATAAAGACGATCTGACCAATAAGAGAGTGACCAGTACTTCCGGTAATCAGGTTTATGACCGGTTCAGAAAGAATCTTGAACAGGAAAAGTCCACAAGCGGTGCATTTTATTTTGAACATGGTTTCAGTAAAGAAGAGCATAAGATACGTTTAGAGGTTAATCTGGCACATTCTCCGGAGACTGAGGATAATCGTTATACCAATGTTTTCAGCGTGCCCGCGATAGCAGATCAAAAGGATAATACACTGATTTTACAGACTGCAGATACCAGGCAGATAACTTTATCCTATGAGAATCCATTGTCTGAACAGATTAAGCTGGAAGCAGGTTATGACGGACAGTTTAATACACATGATATGGATTTTTCTGGTGAAGCATTTAATCAGACCACTCAGCAGTTTATACCTGATATTCAAAAGACTAATCATTTTATATACAATGAGCATGTGCAGGCAGTTTATGGAACTTATACCCAGGCATTTCAAAAAATAACCATGATGCTGGGCTTAAGAGGAGAGTACAGTGCAGTTAATTCCGGGCTGATTACTACTGGTGAATCCATCCCTAATCATTATTTCAAAGTATATCCCACTTTACATTTCAGTTATAAACTGCGGGAAAATAAAGAGCTGCAATTAAACTACAGCCGCAGGGTAAGAAGACCGGAAGCTGATGAGTTAAATCCATTTGCAGAATACGCAGATCCGACTAATATCAGGGTGGGGAATCCCCGTCTGTTACCTGAGATTATCAATTCTGTTGAAGCAGGTTATCAATGGAGAAAGAACGGAATCAGTTTAATGCCCGGCATTTATTACAGATATACCATGAACAGGTTTACAGCAATTACAGAGGCTTTAAATGACTCTGTACTGGTTACCCGTCAGCAGAATCTGGCTAATGACAGAGCGTTTGGAGCAGATGTTGTTATAGGGGTGAATCTGCAGGATAAACTGGTGATCAATTTTACGCCTAACATTTTTTATAATGAGATAGATGCCTCAAATCTGGGATATAGCAACAAGAAGTCTACGGTAACCTGGACAGCAAATTTAAATGCAAGTTATAGTCTGGGGCTTTTAACGGCATTACAACTTAATTCTACTTATAAATCGGCAAGGTTAACACCGCAGGGGAGGTATCTGCCTAGTTATGTTCTGAATCTGGGCGCAAAACGGGATGTGCTGAATAAAAAGGGTAGTGTTTATCTGACTGTTTCTGACTTGTTTAAAACACAAAGACAAGAAGCAGATTTACAGGGGCCATATCTGGTGCAGCATGTTAAAACGGTTAGTAATTCAAGGATCTTTTATCTGGGTTTCAGCTATAGTTTTGGAGTGGTTAAAAAGAAGAAGGATATGCAGTTTGATAATGGGGGATAA
- a CDS encoding TonB-dependent receptor — translation MKQPYLFYKLLLLFVGLLFTTSLSAQTLDVKVKDSRSEEPMMGASITLVQGKSTKVVSTNLQGRFLFENIRSGSYQLWVNFVGYKRSEVFEGTLSSGQSRFIVIHLQDASIEMNETNIIGHSSKETDYSARGLEKNAGMIQNILSANTIQLLPDVTVVNALQRVSGVTIQRSSSGEGRYAIIRGMDQRYNTTLVNGIKIPSPDNQYRFVPMDIFPSEMLERLEVIKALTPNMEGDAIGGAMNLVMKSAPDGLIWNANVSGGFSTLFSKSRPFVHFDASPGKNSPAAVNGNSYAATYTDFNNKMLSSQKELSSPFSSTAGLTIGDRFLKRKLGVIVSASYQNIYRGSDSKQLTPNAQPSAIPQPNSPQFSDSYDRTYSTQTQRLGIHNKIDYAIDQNNKLSLYNLYIHQNEFESRTGSDTLGLGINSTALRKQITLAQRNTLTKQNIYNATLHGDHQLSDKLRFNWDGVYSVASRHMPDRTEFSYDANQSLNNNLEITSEIDNNTKLTHHWENNTDKDIVIYGNVIFNHTIAGREVEFTAGGLYRHKNRKADYITYSLTGGKSTLFNGDFNTIPFAFNSAADGIGSNNPDLQNNYKVTEDDNAEYLQFRFNLIPKLQILGGVRVENTRMNYDTESPLTVTERSGNILYTDVLPSIHFKYALTDNQNLRASYFASISRPGFGELVPYKMDGEYYSQVGNPQLKHITADNADLRYELFPGGADQFLIGSFYKRIYNPIEYFVVRDGGPSSQVIKPQNDTGAATNFGFEALVTKFFGEIGFSLNYTYTHSRITTSKLLYSNDPALGLQQTLVDQTRPLQGQANNVGNASVLFKSGRIGLDIQLAFVYTGERLAQVSPYYNLDFYQHAYNQLDFSFEKTLIKKLSFYGKINNITNAASKLYLKFPHASLDIKQQEFLGKQDISGQTLVQSNYYKTMFLGGFRYKF, via the coding sequence ATGAAACAACCTTACTTATTCTACAAATTATTATTGCTATTTGTCGGATTACTGTTTACCACCAGTCTGAGTGCGCAGACTCTTGACGTAAAGGTAAAAGACTCCAGATCTGAAGAACCCATGATGGGTGCCTCAATCACATTGGTTCAGGGCAAATCAACCAAAGTGGTCTCTACTAACCTGCAAGGCAGGTTCCTGTTTGAAAACATCAGATCAGGATCTTACCAGCTCTGGGTAAACTTTGTCGGATACAAACGCTCAGAAGTATTTGAAGGAACACTCAGCAGCGGACAATCCAGATTTATTGTGATTCATTTACAGGATGCCAGCATTGAAATGAATGAGACAAATATCATTGGTCACAGCAGTAAAGAAACTGATTATTCTGCACGCGGGCTGGAAAAAAATGCAGGTATGATTCAAAACATCCTTTCTGCAAATACTATCCAGCTTTTACCTGATGTCACAGTTGTCAATGCCTTACAAAGAGTAAGTGGAGTAACCATTCAGCGTTCTTCAAGCGGAGAAGGCAGATATGCGATTATCCGTGGAATGGATCAACGTTATAATACTACACTTGTAAATGGCATTAAAATCCCCAGCCCCGACAATCAGTACAGATTTGTTCCTATGGATATTTTCCCATCCGAAATGCTGGAAAGACTGGAAGTGATCAAAGCCCTGACTCCAAATATGGAAGGTGATGCAATTGGTGGAGCAATGAACCTGGTTATGAAAAGTGCTCCTGACGGGTTAATATGGAATGCCAACGTTTCCGGCGGTTTTTCTACCCTGTTCTCAAAGTCCAGACCTTTTGTACATTTTGATGCTTCTCCAGGGAAAAATTCTCCTGCTGCTGTTAATGGCAATAGCTATGCTGCAACCTATACCGATTTCAACAATAAGATGTTAAGCAGCCAGAAAGAGCTGAGCAGTCCTTTCAGTTCCACAGCCGGTCTGACTATCGGGGACCGCTTTTTAAAACGTAAGCTGGGTGTAATTGTTTCTGCAAGTTATCAGAATATCTACCGCGGATCAGATTCAAAACAGCTTACACCAAATGCTCAGCCATCTGCGATCCCACAGCCTAATTCACCACAATTCTCTGATTCTTATGACAGAACTTATTCAACCCAGACACAGCGTTTAGGAATACACAATAAAATCGACTATGCAATTGATCAGAACAATAAATTATCACTGTACAATTTGTATATCCACCAAAATGAGTTTGAATCAAGAACAGGCTCAGATACTTTGGGTTTAGGTATAAATTCAACTGCTTTGAGAAAACAGATTACCCTTGCCCAGCGCAATACTTTAACAAAGCAGAATATTTACAATGCGACTCTTCATGGTGATCATCAGCTCAGTGACAAATTACGCTTTAACTGGGATGGTGTTTATTCCGTTGCCAGCAGACATATGCCAGACAGAACTGAATTTAGTTATGATGCCAATCAGTCACTCAACAATAACCTGGAAATTACCAGTGAAATTGATAACAATACCAAATTAACTCATCACTGGGAAAATAATACAGATAAGGACATAGTAATTTACGGAAATGTAATCTTCAACCATACCATCGCCGGGCGTGAGGTGGAATTTACTGCCGGTGGTTTATATCGCCATAAAAACCGCAAAGCCGATTATATCACCTACAGTCTTACCGGTGGAAAATCTACTTTATTTAATGGTGATTTCAACACTATACCTTTTGCCTTTAATTCTGCTGCTGATGGTATTGGAAGTAACAATCCTGATTTGCAGAATAATTATAAGGTAACCGAAGATGATAATGCTGAGTACCTACAGTTCAGGTTTAACCTGATTCCCAAACTACAGATTCTGGGTGGAGTAAGAGTCGAAAACACAAGGATGAACTACGATACAGAGTCGCCTTTAACGGTTACCGAAAGAAGTGGAAATATACTTTATACGGATGTTTTACCCAGCATCCATTTCAAATATGCTTTAACGGATAATCAGAACTTACGGGCATCTTATTTTGCCTCTATCAGCAGACCCGGTTTCGGAGAACTGGTACCTTACAAAATGGATGGAGAATATTACAGTCAGGTCGGCAATCCCCAGTTAAAACATATTACTGCAGATAATGCTGACCTGAGATATGAATTATTTCCTGGCGGGGCAGACCAGTTTTTAATAGGCTCATTTTATAAAAGAATTTACAATCCGATTGAATATTTTGTAGTGAGAGATGGTGGTCCAAGCTCACAGGTGATTAAGCCTCAAAATGATACCGGTGCTGCTACAAACTTCGGATTTGAAGCATTAGTGACTAAATTCTTTGGTGAGATAGGTTTCTCTTTGAATTACACTTACACGCATTCGCGGATTACGACCAGCAAATTACTTTATTCCAACGACCCGGCTTTAGGTTTGCAGCAAACACTGGTAGATCAAACCCGGCCGTTACAAGGTCAGGCAAACAACGTGGGAAATGCGTCTGTATTGTTCAAAAGCGGGCGGATAGGCCTGGATATACAACTGGCTTTTGTTTATACCGGCGAAAGGCTTGCACAGGTATCACCTTATTATAATCTGGATTTCTATCAGCATGCTTATAATCAGCTGGACTTCTCTTTTGAAAAAACACTGATCAAAAAGTTATCATTTTATGGAAAGATTAACAATATCACCAATGCCGCAAGCAAACTTTATCTGAAATTCCCGCACGCGAGCCTGGATATCAAACAACAGGAATTTCTGGGAAAACAGGATATCTCCGGCCAGACACTGGTACAAAGCAATTATTACAAAACCATGTTCCTGGGCGGATTCAGATATAAATTCTAA
- a CDS encoding DUF5690 family protein — protein MEKISLIKKKLMQMPQAYTAVLCALTTFSIYMCTYAFRKGFTAGIYPADQLLGIDFKVWLVIAQVAGYAFSKFIGIRFIAETQPNGRAKAILILLLIAWLSLLGFAVIPAPYSIICLFINGIPLGLIWGLIFTYIEGRKSAEFIGAVLCTSFIFSSGIIKTIGRLMMIHWSVTERWMPFMVGLLFVLPLLFFVYLLEQVPPPTAEDIKLRTKRLPMTAKERKAFVKYFLPGLIFNIAIYVLLTVMRDFRDNFEVEIWTDFGYKNNPGIYSQIDIPVSLVVLVLMSLIMLVKKNFLAFKVAHFSIGFGFLLIGAGTWAFMSGAIQSMVYMYIVTLGLYLAYVPYSIIFFERLIATFRYKSNVGFMIYLADSIGYLGSVFILLFKQFGHTQLSWGSFFVHGAGLVSVIGIMGISLSYLYFWRKKLGIAAETTDIPDHSVSQSVNPDFSQSGL, from the coding sequence GTGGAGAAAATATCCCTGATTAAAAAAAAACTTATGCAAATGCCACAGGCTTATACTGCTGTGCTATGTGCTTTGACTACGTTTAGTATTTATATGTGTACCTATGCCTTTCGCAAGGGTTTTACGGCAGGAATTTATCCTGCAGATCAGTTATTGGGAATCGATTTTAAAGTATGGCTGGTTATAGCGCAGGTTGCTGGTTATGCGTTTAGTAAATTCATCGGTATCCGGTTTATTGCAGAGACACAGCCAAATGGAAGAGCAAAAGCTATCCTGATTTTACTTCTGATTGCCTGGTTATCACTTTTGGGTTTCGCTGTTATTCCGGCACCCTATAGCATTATCTGTTTGTTCATTAATGGAATCCCTTTGGGACTGATCTGGGGATTAATTTTTACCTATATTGAAGGAAGAAAAAGTGCAGAATTTATCGGAGCCGTTTTGTGTACCAGTTTTATCTTTTCATCTGGAATCATTAAAACTATTGGCCGTTTGATGATGATCCACTGGTCAGTAACAGAAAGGTGGATGCCTTTTATGGTCGGACTTTTATTTGTCCTGCCACTTCTCTTTTTTGTTTATCTGCTGGAACAGGTGCCACCACCTACGGCAGAAGATATAAAGTTGAGAACAAAGCGGCTCCCTATGACCGCTAAAGAACGTAAAGCTTTTGTGAAATATTTTCTTCCGGGTCTGATTTTTAACATTGCAATCTACGTTTTACTTACAGTAATGCGGGATTTCAGAGATAACTTTGAAGTGGAGATCTGGACTGATTTTGGTTATAAAAACAATCCTGGTATTTATAGTCAGATTGATATTCCTGTTTCGCTTGTGGTGTTGGTGCTGATGTCACTCATTATGCTGGTTAAAAAGAATTTTCTGGCATTTAAAGTGGCTCACTTTAGCATTGGTTTCGGATTTTTGCTGATTGGGGCCGGAACCTGGGCTTTTATGTCAGGGGCAATTCAAAGCATGGTCTATATGTATATCGTTACGCTGGGGCTATATCTGGCCTATGTGCCATATTCAATTATTTTCTTTGAACGGCTGATTGCTACTTTTAGATATAAAAGTAATGTAGGTTTTATGATCTATCTGGCCGATTCTATAGGCTACCTGGGTAGTGTCTTTATCCTGTTATTCAAACAGTTTGGCCACACCCAATTATCCTGGGGCAGTTTTTTTGTGCATGGGGCAGGGCTGGTATCAGTTATTGGTATCATGGGTATTAGTTTATCTTATTTATACTTTTGGCGAAAAAAGTTGGGCATTGCGGCTGAAACAACCGATATTCCTGATCATTCTGTCAGTCAATCCGTAAACCCAGACTTTTCACAGTCTGGGTTATGA
- a CDS encoding HD domain-containing protein: MEQQIEETVANIFNLYEAHGAQEYGERVSMLMHMMQCAQLAQAAGEEDEIILAAFFHDIGHFFEGDEKMDIYGTQHHDDLGGKCLLEMGFPQKMADLVSSHVAAKKYLIYAEPSYYNELSEASKITLEFQGGQMTAAEAAEFEQDPLAPLYVKIRRWDDLGKDADKPVLASEIQQMKEMTYNYLLKLHAETSNG, translated from the coding sequence ATGGAACAACAAATAGAAGAAACAGTAGCAAATATATTTAACCTTTACGAAGCTCATGGAGCACAGGAGTATGGAGAACGTGTAAGCATGCTGATGCATATGATGCAATGTGCACAATTGGCACAGGCAGCAGGTGAGGAAGATGAAATTATACTGGCAGCATTTTTTCATGATATAGGCCACTTTTTTGAAGGCGATGAAAAGATGGATATCTATGGTACGCAGCATCATGATGATCTTGGAGGGAAATGTCTGCTTGAAATGGGTTTTCCGCAAAAGATGGCAGATCTGGTATCAAGTCATGTGGCTGCTAAAAAGTATCTCATTTATGCTGAGCCTTCCTATTACAATGAGCTGTCCGAGGCCAGTAAAATCACACTTGAATTTCAGGGAGGCCAAATGACAGCTGCAGAAGCAGCCGAGTTTGAGCAGGATCCTTTAGCGCCTTTATATGTTAAAATACGCAGGTGGGATGATCTGGGAAAAGATGCGGATAAGCCTGTGCTTGCCTCTGAAATTCAGCAAATGAAAGAAATGACTTACAATTATCTGCTAAAGTTACACGCGGAAACATCAAATGGTTAA
- the tmpA gene encoding 2-trimethylaminoethylphosphonate dioxygenase produces MINTAIEKITENSDTLAVYWENGEISSYPYLYLRDNCPSPSTIHSNGQKLIETSAINPAIKPENTELRNGSEVLISWDGEAHQSLFSADWLYNHRLSKAAIAERRQEGHLSAPLILWDETLNNNLPAGDYNAISASDEALCSWLENIRKYGFAVLRNVPAQPGMILKVVELFGYIRETNYGKLFDVKTTVNPNNLAFTSLGLSAHTDNPYRNPTPTLQLLHCLQSSAAGGNSVLVDAFKVIADLKSHSSQMFHLLSTTPVNFRFEDQHDLIERTDTIIGLDVFGEVNAIRFNNRSVQAFEVEEEQMIAFYEAYQYLAKMIDDERYFVEFKMEASDLFIVDNERVMHGRSAYDGAGGERFLQGAYADRDGLLSKLGVLKRNAINQLV; encoded by the coding sequence ATGATAAATACCGCGATTGAAAAAATTACTGAAAACTCGGACACGCTTGCTGTTTACTGGGAAAACGGAGAAATATCCAGCTATCCTTATCTGTACCTGCGGGATAATTGTCCGTCTCCATCCACGATACACAGTAACGGACAGAAGCTGATTGAAACATCAGCTATCAATCCGGCTATAAAACCAGAGAATACTGAGCTGCGGAACGGATCAGAAGTATTGATCAGTTGGGATGGTGAAGCACATCAGAGTTTATTTAGTGCAGATTGGCTGTATAATCACCGGCTATCTAAAGCTGCCATTGCAGAGCGTCGTCAGGAAGGTCATTTATCAGCGCCTTTGATATTGTGGGATGAAACATTGAATAATAATCTTCCGGCAGGAGATTACAATGCTATATCTGCCAGCGATGAAGCCTTATGCAGCTGGCTGGAAAATATCAGAAAGTATGGTTTTGCAGTATTACGCAATGTTCCTGCCCAACCAGGGATGATCCTTAAAGTAGTAGAGCTGTTTGGTTATATCAGAGAAACCAATTATGGAAAATTGTTTGATGTTAAAACGACTGTTAATCCTAACAACCTGGCCTTTACTTCGCTCGGTCTGAGTGCACATACTGATAATCCTTACCGAAATCCAACACCAACGCTGCAACTGCTGCATTGTCTGCAATCCAGTGCTGCAGGTGGTAACTCGGTACTGGTTGATGCTTTTAAAGTTATCGCAGATTTAAAATCGCACTCTTCGCAAATGTTTCACCTATTGTCTACCACACCGGTAAATTTCAGATTTGAAGACCAGCACGATCTGATAGAAAGAACAGATACTATCATCGGTCTGGATGTTTTTGGCGAAGTGAATGCTATCCGTTTTAATAACCGTTCCGTGCAGGCTTTTGAAGTTGAAGAAGAGCAGATGATTGCATTTTATGAGGCTTATCAGTACCTGGCAAAGATGATTGACGATGAACGCTATTTTGTTGAGTTCAAAATGGAAGCGTCAGATCTGTTTATAGTTGATAATGAAAGAGTCATGCATGGGCGTAGTGCTTATGACGGAGCAGGAGGAGAGCGGTTTTTACAGGGAGCTTATGCAGACAGGGATGGGTTATTAAGTAAACTGGGTGTTTTGAAACGCAATGCAATCAATCAATTAGTATAA
- a CDS encoding TauD/TfdA family dioxygenase, with translation MEKYNIIKYSAEENTLNILWEDNHTSVFYYIYLRDNCLSPQNIHESGQKITETAQLDPEIKPAVIELTKDNSVNIVWQQDGHQSKFPAEWLRDHCLSKQEIEKRKVKNSLFEPIELWDSTLSIGVPQAEYQEIIENNTSLTVWLEYVRRYGFAVLNNVPVHSGAVAEVARLFGYVRETNYGRTYNERTQINPNNLVSSSMALSPRTDNPYRDPVPTLQLLHCLQNEVQGGDTIVVDGYKVAAELLATQPGFFELLSTVPVNFRFRDKDHWIERNATIIGLGPQNELRSLRFNNRAIQPFEIENELIPQFYKAYQSLAGMLDNPEYQVRFKMTPGQLFIADNERILHGRTSFDSKEGKRHLQGTYADRDGLLSKLRMLKK, from the coding sequence GTGGAGAAGTATAACATAATTAAATATTCAGCAGAGGAAAACACACTTAACATTTTATGGGAAGATAATCATACGAGTGTTTTTTACTATATCTATTTAAGAGATAACTGTTTGTCTCCGCAGAATATTCATGAAAGCGGCCAGAAAATAACAGAAACTGCACAGCTTGATCCTGAGATCAAACCGGCAGTTATTGAGCTCACTAAAGACAATAGTGTAAATATCGTCTGGCAGCAGGATGGACATCAGAGTAAATTCCCGGCCGAATGGTTACGTGACCATTGTCTCTCCAAACAGGAAATTGAAAAGAGGAAAGTAAAAAACAGCCTTTTTGAACCTATTGAATTATGGGATAGTACGCTGAGTATTGGAGTACCGCAGGCCGAGTATCAGGAGATTATCGAAAATAATACCTCATTAACTGTCTGGCTGGAATATGTACGACGTTATGGATTTGCTGTTTTAAATAATGTACCCGTTCATAGTGGTGCGGTAGCCGAAGTAGCCCGTTTGTTTGGTTACGTACGTGAAACCAATTATGGACGTACCTATAATGAAAGGACACAGATTAATCCAAATAACCTGGTCAGTAGTTCAATGGCATTAAGTCCACGTACTGATAACCCTTACCGTGATCCTGTGCCTACATTGCAGTTATTACATTGTCTGCAAAATGAGGTGCAGGGTGGGGATACTATTGTTGTCGATGGCTATAAAGTTGCAGCGGAACTTCTTGCAACACAGCCCGGTTTTTTTGAATTACTCAGTACTGTTCCTGTAAATTTTCGTTTCCGTGACAAAGATCACTGGATAGAACGAAATGCAACCATTATAGGTCTCGGACCACAAAATGAGCTACGTTCTTTAAGATTTAACAATCGGGCAATCCAGCCTTTTGAGATAGAAAATGAACTCATCCCACAGTTTTATAAGGCGTATCAGTCTTTAGCGGGGATGCTTGATAACCCTGAATATCAGGTGAGATTTAAAATGACACCCGGTCAGCTTTTTATTGCAGATAATGAACGCATTCTTCACGGTCGTACCAGCTTTGACAGTAAGGAAGGGAAAAGACATCTTCAAGGTACTTATGCAGATAGAGATGGTCTGCTGAGTAAGTTACGTATGCTTAAAAAATAA
- a CDS encoding SRPBCC domain-containing protein yields MAKEIKTEIVINAVPQKVWNVLVDFDNYPNWNPFIKLLKGDVKAGNQITVQIAPHEAKGMTFKPEVLAFDGPKEFRWIGHLLFRGIFDGEHKFELIDNGNGTTTLIQSEKFKGILVPLLKGQLDNNTKRGFVLMNEKLKEEVEKNL; encoded by the coding sequence ATGGCAAAAGAAATTAAAACAGAAATCGTAATCAATGCAGTGCCTCAAAAGGTATGGAATGTACTGGTTGATTTTGACAATTATCCCAACTGGAACCCCTTTATTAAATTACTCAAAGGTGATGTTAAGGCCGGCAATCAGATTACCGTACAGATTGCTCCGCATGAGGCAAAGGGGATGACTTTTAAACCGGAAGTTCTTGCTTTTGATGGACCTAAAGAATTCAGATGGATAGGACACCTTTTGTTCAGGGGGATCTTTGACGGCGAACATAAATTTGAACTGATTGATAATGGCAATGGAACTACAACATTGATACAGAGTGAGAAATTCAAAGGAATATTGGTGCCGCTTTTAAAGGGACAATTGGATAATAATACAAAAAGAGGTTTCGTGCTGATGAATGAGAAACTCAAAGAAGAAGTAGAAAAGAATTTATAG
- a CDS encoding Crp/Fnr family transcriptional regulator, translating to MTELENYITSYFGKLETQELETIRSLFKLTTLKKGDYFLKTGKASDKLSFVQSGLLRVFAATADKEVTQWISTPGYFITDLAGFIFEKPARWTIQALTDTVLFTISRADYNKIGELVPKWKEFEKLFITRCFTTLEDRIFTHLSMTAEERYSFFFENNKELFNQVPLQYIASMLGMTPETFSRIRKKQLL from the coding sequence ATGACGGAACTTGAAAATTACATTACCTCTTATTTCGGCAAACTTGAAACGCAGGAACTGGAAACAATCCGTTCCTTATTCAAACTGACTACCTTAAAAAAAGGTGATTATTTTTTAAAAACGGGGAAAGCCTCTGACAAACTGAGTTTTGTGCAGTCCGGACTGTTGAGGGTTTTTGCGGCCACAGCAGATAAAGAAGTTACGCAGTGGATTTCTACACCAGGATATTTTATAACAGATCTTGCTGGTTTCATTTTTGAAAAACCAGCACGCTGGACTATTCAGGCATTAACCGATACTGTATTATTTACGATCAGCAGAGCCGATTATAATAAAATAGGAGAGCTGGTACCCAAATGGAAAGAGTTTGAGAAGCTATTTATCACCAGATGCTTTACTACTTTGGAAGACCGTATTTTTACTCATCTTTCTATGACCGCAGAGGAACGGTATAGTTTCTTTTTTGAAAATAATAAGGAACTTTTTAATCAGGTACCCTTACAATATATTGCCTCTATGCTCGGGATGACACCTGAAACATTCAGCAGAATCAGAAAGAAACAACTTTTATAA